A window from Shewanella livingstonensis encodes these proteins:
- a CDS encoding B12-binding domain-containing radical SAM protein: protein MTVLLMTPPMTQLNTPYPATAYLTGFLRSRGYEAVQRDPAIELFLEMMTAPALEVIRQHVEENFEHFEDDELPDAVFDFLAEFDRYHLTVEPAIRFLQGKDPSLAMRINTRRFLPEGPAFEAIAQMEAVSGDVLQAAFGNLGVQDKAKFLATLFINDLSNVITQGVDPYFEVSRYGERLAAANPSFDNLYDTLMGEPSFSSDILEQLVEQYLEDTQPSVVALTVPFPGNMLGALRIAQTCKAINPDLPIVMGGGFVNTELRALKDPRVFEFVDYICLDDGERPLITLLEYFEGKRGIEELVRTYFLAEDENGQPYVHLNQNTELHDIPQSEVGAPIYDGLPLTEYLSLCEMLNPMHRIWSDGRWNKLTIAHGCYWRKCSFCDVSLDYIDRYDTAGADILVDRIEALVAETGQTGFHFVDEALPPKTLFAFAKRLIERNVVISWWGNIRFERTFSPARCQLLADSGCIAVSGGLEVASDRLLKLMKKGVSVERVAQVTKAFSDAGILVHAYLMYGFPTQTEQETIDALEMVRQLMQQGCFQSAYWHRFVATAHSPIGMNPEQFGITLDPRPEVFFAENDVDFTDPTGTDHDMLGEGLRKALYNYMHGIGFDQPMSFWFDQRVSRTTMKKDMISKSISNFILSQEE, encoded by the coding sequence ATGACCGTTCTTCTGATGACCCCTCCAATGACCCAACTCAATACGCCGTATCCAGCAACAGCGTATTTAACCGGTTTTTTACGTTCACGAGGCTATGAAGCGGTACAGCGAGATCCTGCCATTGAGTTGTTTCTTGAAATGATGACCGCGCCTGCGCTGGAGGTCATTCGTCAGCATGTTGAAGAAAACTTCGAGCACTTTGAAGATGATGAATTACCCGATGCGGTGTTTGATTTTCTGGCGGAGTTTGATCGTTATCATCTCACCGTTGAGCCTGCTATTCGCTTTTTACAAGGCAAAGACCCCAGCCTAGCCATGCGAATTAACACCCGTCGTTTTTTACCCGAAGGCCCTGCATTTGAAGCCATCGCGCAAATGGAAGCCGTGTCGGGCGACGTACTGCAAGCGGCCTTTGGTAACCTTGGCGTGCAAGATAAAGCTAAATTTCTCGCCACGTTATTCATTAACGATCTGTCGAACGTGATCACCCAAGGCGTTGACCCTTACTTTGAGGTCAGTCGTTATGGTGAACGCTTAGCCGCAGCCAACCCAAGCTTTGATAATCTATATGACACCTTAATGGGCGAACCAAGCTTCAGCTCAGACATTTTAGAACAGCTCGTTGAACAATATTTAGAAGACACCCAGCCTAGCGTGGTCGCATTAACCGTGCCGTTCCCCGGTAACATGCTTGGCGCCTTACGCATTGCACAAACCTGTAAAGCCATTAACCCTGATTTACCTATCGTTATGGGTGGCGGCTTTGTCAATACCGAGCTGCGGGCATTAAAAGACCCGCGGGTATTCGAGTTTGTCGACTATATCTGTCTTGATGACGGCGAACGTCCACTAATTACCTTGCTAGAATATTTTGAAGGCAAGCGCGGCATTGAAGAGCTGGTACGCACATACTTTTTGGCAGAAGATGAAAATGGACAGCCTTATGTTCACCTCAATCAAAATACTGAGTTACACGATATTCCTCAATCTGAGGTCGGCGCACCAATATACGATGGCCTGCCATTAACCGAATACCTGTCGTTATGTGAAATGCTCAACCCAATGCACCGCATTTGGAGTGATGGCCGCTGGAATAAATTAACCATCGCCCACGGATGCTATTGGCGTAAATGCAGCTTTTGCGATGTCAGCTTAGATTATATCGACCGCTATGATACCGCTGGCGCAGATATTCTGGTCGACCGCATCGAAGCGCTTGTCGCCGAAACCGGCCAAACCGGTTTTCATTTTGTCGATGAAGCGTTACCGCCAAAAACCTTGTTCGCATTCGCCAAACGATTGATTGAACGTAACGTAGTGATCAGCTGGTGGGGCAATATTCGTTTTGAACGCACCTTTAGCCCTGCACGTTGTCAGCTATTGGCAGACTCAGGCTGTATCGCAGTCAGCGGCGGCCTTGAAGTAGCGTCAGATAGATTATTAAAACTGATGAAAAAAGGCGTCAGTGTTGAGCGCGTTGCCCAGGTCACCAAAGCGTTTAGTGACGCGGGCATTTTGGTACACGCTTATTTGATGTATGGCTTCCCGACTCAAACTGAACAAGAAACCATTGATGCATTAGAAATGGTGCGCCAGTTGATGCAACAAGGTTGTTTCCAGTCAGCCTACTGGCACCGTTTTGTTGCCACCGCCCACAGCCCAATTGGCATGAACCCAGAACAGTTTGGCATCACCCTTGATCCACGCCCTGAGGTATTTTTTGCTGAAAACGATGTTGATTTTACCGACCCAACTGGCACCGATCAC